A region of Daphnia carinata strain CSIRO-1 chromosome 10, CSIRO_AGI_Dcar_HiC_V3, whole genome shotgun sequence DNA encodes the following proteins:
- the LOC130703359 gene encoding probable serine/threonine-protein kinase nek3 isoform X1 — protein MYKLFNRGAVETPKTLPPPKVAALVNVEEEPPVQMILLPCPICFRTFKVESLERHKNVCQKVGTKKRKVFDSAKQRLEDLPDVPKVSLSPQQQQQKVLSSPLVRRSMLDTSTLSKKIPPWKEKHLSLIKTVRQARGADSNRCPCCERNFGDKAFDRHVEWCREQQSRIPKSPTNSEAKERWEARTKYQAPLLRRSIRSKYSPTRSLFSTSGSPAPSVDGRLTAPDCAQSLSGSRASLDSRASSTYSYQPTSTFSRSYNNYNNYSNNNNNNNNNSISSQKKNLYNSNTLGRASGSAFLRHSNDRRSLRVSPPSPPPIRRVVEPPPVRRVVDPPVAVTLTPLNNNRTSALRASLRMKNPFTSMASSFQSNPTPTKPTVVRQPTLVAPASPSAATKRPTVLQLFTSAFSRPSPVAPAKNRGNTATSSLTVGQLGQGRRSEPEGVESKLMTGSCYNYSVPSKMKSSRSTPNLGKRLVAGTCILPNKIRPLTYTKQARRFGSDNYNPYLSAERQMAELFDDRPKKEQLTKEHKMTDDLTPTSTSSISNTSTTTNQPDDTASMEQLEQDLKSILSEISQLGQTSTHERETSWQNKKSAAMTPSVRLSTAGNNPSTISPSTTCVAADGQSMEEESKPVPKFCHSCGASYPERHTVKFCCHCGARRLYV, from the exons ATGTACAAACTATTCAACAGAGGTG CTGTGGAAACACCCAAAACTCTTCCACCGCCCAAGGTTGCTGCCTTAGTCAATGTGGAGGAAGAGCCACCTGTGCAGATGATCCTGCTGCCTTGCCCGATCTGCTTCAGGACGTTCAAGGTGGAATCGCTGGAGAGGCACAAGAATGTCTGCCAGAAGGTTGGCACCAAGAAACGCAAAGTCTTTGACTCGGCCAAGCAGAGACTGGAGGACCTGCCAGACGTGCCCAAAGTAAGCTTATCaccacagcaacagcaacaaaaggTTCTGTCATCACCTCTGGTCAGACGGTCAATGTTGGACACTTCAACCTTAAGCAAAAAAATCCCTCCTTGGAAGGAAAAACACCTCAGTCTGATTAAAACTGTTCGACAAGCGAGGGGTGCCGACTCAAATCGATGTCCCTGCTGTGAAAG GAATTTCGGCGACAAGGCATTCGACAGGCACGTGGAGTGGTGCAGGGAACAGCAGTCACGAATCCCTAAATCTCCGACCAATTCCGAAGCCAAAGAACGATGGGAAGCGCGTACCAAA TACCAAGCCCCGCTATTACGTCGTTCGATTCGCTCCAAGTATTCACCTACTAGGAGCTTGTTTAGCACGTCAGGCAGTCCTGCTCCATCAGTTGATGGCCGACTGACAGCCCCAGACTGCGCCCAAAGTTTGAGCGGCAGTCGGGCGTCGTTGGATTCGCGAGCGTCGTCTACGTATTCATACCAACCGACCAGCACGTTCAGTCGCAGTTACAATAACTATAACAAttacagcaacaacaataataacaataacaataatagTATCAGCAgtcagaagaaaaatttgtaCAATAGCAATACGTTGGGTCGGGCCAGCGGAAGTGCTTTTTTGCGTCATAGCAACGACCGTCGCTCGCTTCGCGTCTCGCCTCCGTCTCCGCCACCCATTCGTCGCGTTGTCGAACCGCCGCCCGTCCGGCGTGTCGTCGATCCGCCGGTGGCAGTCACTTTGACTCCACTCAACAATAACCGGACGTCAGCGCTGAGAGCTAGTCTGAGAATGAAGAATCCGTTTACATCTATGGCCAGTTCTTTTCAATCCAATCCCACTCCAACGAAACCGACAGTAGTCCGACAACCGACACTGGTTGCCCCAGCGTCTCCTTCGGCAGCGACCAAGCGTCCGACTGTGTTGCAGTTGTTTACATCAGCATTCAGCCGACCAAGTCCAGTAGCGCCGGCCAAGAATCGTGGCAATACGGCAACTTCGAGTCTCACTGTTGGACAGTTGGGTCAGGGAAGGCGATCAGAACCAGAGGGTGTCGAATCGAAATTGATGACTGGCAGTTGTTACAATTATTCAGTGCcaagtaaaatgaaatctagCAG atccactCCTAATCTTGGGAAGCGTTTGGTGGCTGGTACCTGTATTCTCCCTAACAAAATCCGCCCATTAACTTATACAAAACAAGCGAGAAG GTTCGGGAGTGACAATTACAATCCATATTTGTCAGCTGAACGCCAGATGGCTGAACTCTTTGACGATCGTCCGAAAAAAGAGCAATTAACGAAAGAGCACAAGATGACCGATGATTTGACCCCGACCTCCACTAGTAGCATTAGCAATACTAGCACGACGACCAATCAACCAGATGATACGGCCAGTATGGAGCAGCTGGAACAGGATTTAAAGAGTATCCTGTCTGAAATCAGTCAGCTGGGCCAAACGAGTACCCATGAAAGGGAGACCAGCTGGCAGAATAAAAAATCTGCTGCCATGACACCGTCCGTTCGGTTATCGACTGCCGGCAACAATCCATCAACAATATCGCCCAGTACGACTTGCGTTGCGGCAGACGGACAATCAATGGAGGAAGAATCGAAACCAGTTCCAAAATTTTGCCATTCGTGTGGCGCCTCTTACCCTGAACGCCATACGGTCAAATTTTGCTGCCACTGCGGTGCTCGCCGactttatgtttaa
- the LOC130703359 gene encoding mucin-2-like isoform X3 → MYKLFNRGAVETPKTLPPPKVAALVNVEEEPPVQMILLPCPICFRTFKVESLERHKNVCQKVGTKKRKVFDSAKQRLEDLPDVPKVSLSPQQQQQKVLSSPLVRRSMLDTSTLSKKIPPWKEKHLSLIKTVRQARGADSNRCPCCERNFGDKAFDRHVEWCREQQSRIPKSPTNSEAKERWEARTKYQAPLLRRSIRSKYSPTRSLFSTSGSPAPSVDGRLTAPDCAQSLSGSRASLDSRASSTYSYQPTSTFSRSYNNYNNYSNNNNNNNNNSISSQKKNLYNSNTLGRASGSAFLRHSNDRRSLRVSPPSPPPIRRVVEPPPVRRVVDPPVAVTLTPLNNNRTSALRASLRMKNPFTSMASSFQSNPTPTKPTVVRQPTLVAPASPSAATKRPTVLQLFTSAFSRPSPVAPAKNRGNTATSSLTVGQLGQGRRSEPEGVESKLMTGSCYNYSVPSKMKSSRFGSDNYNPYLSAERQMAELFDDRPKKEQLTKEHKMTDDLTPTSTSSISNTSTTTNQPDDTASMEQLEQDLKSILSEISQLGQTSTHERETSWQNKKSAAMTPSVRLSTAGNNPSTISPSTTCVAADGQSMEEESKPVPKFCHSCGASYPERHTVKFCCHCGARRLYV, encoded by the exons ATGTACAAACTATTCAACAGAGGTG CTGTGGAAACACCCAAAACTCTTCCACCGCCCAAGGTTGCTGCCTTAGTCAATGTGGAGGAAGAGCCACCTGTGCAGATGATCCTGCTGCCTTGCCCGATCTGCTTCAGGACGTTCAAGGTGGAATCGCTGGAGAGGCACAAGAATGTCTGCCAGAAGGTTGGCACCAAGAAACGCAAAGTCTTTGACTCGGCCAAGCAGAGACTGGAGGACCTGCCAGACGTGCCCAAAGTAAGCTTATCaccacagcaacagcaacaaaaggTTCTGTCATCACCTCTGGTCAGACGGTCAATGTTGGACACTTCAACCTTAAGCAAAAAAATCCCTCCTTGGAAGGAAAAACACCTCAGTCTGATTAAAACTGTTCGACAAGCGAGGGGTGCCGACTCAAATCGATGTCCCTGCTGTGAAAG GAATTTCGGCGACAAGGCATTCGACAGGCACGTGGAGTGGTGCAGGGAACAGCAGTCACGAATCCCTAAATCTCCGACCAATTCCGAAGCCAAAGAACGATGGGAAGCGCGTACCAAA TACCAAGCCCCGCTATTACGTCGTTCGATTCGCTCCAAGTATTCACCTACTAGGAGCTTGTTTAGCACGTCAGGCAGTCCTGCTCCATCAGTTGATGGCCGACTGACAGCCCCAGACTGCGCCCAAAGTTTGAGCGGCAGTCGGGCGTCGTTGGATTCGCGAGCGTCGTCTACGTATTCATACCAACCGACCAGCACGTTCAGTCGCAGTTACAATAACTATAACAAttacagcaacaacaataataacaataacaataatagTATCAGCAgtcagaagaaaaatttgtaCAATAGCAATACGTTGGGTCGGGCCAGCGGAAGTGCTTTTTTGCGTCATAGCAACGACCGTCGCTCGCTTCGCGTCTCGCCTCCGTCTCCGCCACCCATTCGTCGCGTTGTCGAACCGCCGCCCGTCCGGCGTGTCGTCGATCCGCCGGTGGCAGTCACTTTGACTCCACTCAACAATAACCGGACGTCAGCGCTGAGAGCTAGTCTGAGAATGAAGAATCCGTTTACATCTATGGCCAGTTCTTTTCAATCCAATCCCACTCCAACGAAACCGACAGTAGTCCGACAACCGACACTGGTTGCCCCAGCGTCTCCTTCGGCAGCGACCAAGCGTCCGACTGTGTTGCAGTTGTTTACATCAGCATTCAGCCGACCAAGTCCAGTAGCGCCGGCCAAGAATCGTGGCAATACGGCAACTTCGAGTCTCACTGTTGGACAGTTGGGTCAGGGAAGGCGATCAGAACCAGAGGGTGTCGAATCGAAATTGATGACTGGCAGTTGTTACAATTATTCAGTGCcaagtaaaatgaaatctagCAG GTTCGGGAGTGACAATTACAATCCATATTTGTCAGCTGAACGCCAGATGGCTGAACTCTTTGACGATCGTCCGAAAAAAGAGCAATTAACGAAAGAGCACAAGATGACCGATGATTTGACCCCGACCTCCACTAGTAGCATTAGCAATACTAGCACGACGACCAATCAACCAGATGATACGGCCAGTATGGAGCAGCTGGAACAGGATTTAAAGAGTATCCTGTCTGAAATCAGTCAGCTGGGCCAAACGAGTACCCATGAAAGGGAGACCAGCTGGCAGAATAAAAAATCTGCTGCCATGACACCGTCCGTTCGGTTATCGACTGCCGGCAACAATCCATCAACAATATCGCCCAGTACGACTTGCGTTGCGGCAGACGGACAATCAATGGAGGAAGAATCGAAACCAGTTCCAAAATTTTGCCATTCGTGTGGCGCCTCTTACCCTGAACGCCATACGGTCAAATTTTGCTGCCACTGCGGTGCTCGCCGactttatgtttaa
- the LOC130703359 gene encoding probable serine/threonine-protein kinase nek3 isoform X2, translated as MYKLFNRAVETPKTLPPPKVAALVNVEEEPPVQMILLPCPICFRTFKVESLERHKNVCQKVGTKKRKVFDSAKQRLEDLPDVPKVSLSPQQQQQKVLSSPLVRRSMLDTSTLSKKIPPWKEKHLSLIKTVRQARGADSNRCPCCERNFGDKAFDRHVEWCREQQSRIPKSPTNSEAKERWEARTKYQAPLLRRSIRSKYSPTRSLFSTSGSPAPSVDGRLTAPDCAQSLSGSRASLDSRASSTYSYQPTSTFSRSYNNYNNYSNNNNNNNNNSISSQKKNLYNSNTLGRASGSAFLRHSNDRRSLRVSPPSPPPIRRVVEPPPVRRVVDPPVAVTLTPLNNNRTSALRASLRMKNPFTSMASSFQSNPTPTKPTVVRQPTLVAPASPSAATKRPTVLQLFTSAFSRPSPVAPAKNRGNTATSSLTVGQLGQGRRSEPEGVESKLMTGSCYNYSVPSKMKSSRSTPNLGKRLVAGTCILPNKIRPLTYTKQARRFGSDNYNPYLSAERQMAELFDDRPKKEQLTKEHKMTDDLTPTSTSSISNTSTTTNQPDDTASMEQLEQDLKSILSEISQLGQTSTHERETSWQNKKSAAMTPSVRLSTAGNNPSTISPSTTCVAADGQSMEEESKPVPKFCHSCGASYPERHTVKFCCHCGARRLYV; from the exons ATGTACAAACTATTCAACAGAG CTGTGGAAACACCCAAAACTCTTCCACCGCCCAAGGTTGCTGCCTTAGTCAATGTGGAGGAAGAGCCACCTGTGCAGATGATCCTGCTGCCTTGCCCGATCTGCTTCAGGACGTTCAAGGTGGAATCGCTGGAGAGGCACAAGAATGTCTGCCAGAAGGTTGGCACCAAGAAACGCAAAGTCTTTGACTCGGCCAAGCAGAGACTGGAGGACCTGCCAGACGTGCCCAAAGTAAGCTTATCaccacagcaacagcaacaaaaggTTCTGTCATCACCTCTGGTCAGACGGTCAATGTTGGACACTTCAACCTTAAGCAAAAAAATCCCTCCTTGGAAGGAAAAACACCTCAGTCTGATTAAAACTGTTCGACAAGCGAGGGGTGCCGACTCAAATCGATGTCCCTGCTGTGAAAG GAATTTCGGCGACAAGGCATTCGACAGGCACGTGGAGTGGTGCAGGGAACAGCAGTCACGAATCCCTAAATCTCCGACCAATTCCGAAGCCAAAGAACGATGGGAAGCGCGTACCAAA TACCAAGCCCCGCTATTACGTCGTTCGATTCGCTCCAAGTATTCACCTACTAGGAGCTTGTTTAGCACGTCAGGCAGTCCTGCTCCATCAGTTGATGGCCGACTGACAGCCCCAGACTGCGCCCAAAGTTTGAGCGGCAGTCGGGCGTCGTTGGATTCGCGAGCGTCGTCTACGTATTCATACCAACCGACCAGCACGTTCAGTCGCAGTTACAATAACTATAACAAttacagcaacaacaataataacaataacaataatagTATCAGCAgtcagaagaaaaatttgtaCAATAGCAATACGTTGGGTCGGGCCAGCGGAAGTGCTTTTTTGCGTCATAGCAACGACCGTCGCTCGCTTCGCGTCTCGCCTCCGTCTCCGCCACCCATTCGTCGCGTTGTCGAACCGCCGCCCGTCCGGCGTGTCGTCGATCCGCCGGTGGCAGTCACTTTGACTCCACTCAACAATAACCGGACGTCAGCGCTGAGAGCTAGTCTGAGAATGAAGAATCCGTTTACATCTATGGCCAGTTCTTTTCAATCCAATCCCACTCCAACGAAACCGACAGTAGTCCGACAACCGACACTGGTTGCCCCAGCGTCTCCTTCGGCAGCGACCAAGCGTCCGACTGTGTTGCAGTTGTTTACATCAGCATTCAGCCGACCAAGTCCAGTAGCGCCGGCCAAGAATCGTGGCAATACGGCAACTTCGAGTCTCACTGTTGGACAGTTGGGTCAGGGAAGGCGATCAGAACCAGAGGGTGTCGAATCGAAATTGATGACTGGCAGTTGTTACAATTATTCAGTGCcaagtaaaatgaaatctagCAG atccactCCTAATCTTGGGAAGCGTTTGGTGGCTGGTACCTGTATTCTCCCTAACAAAATCCGCCCATTAACTTATACAAAACAAGCGAGAAG GTTCGGGAGTGACAATTACAATCCATATTTGTCAGCTGAACGCCAGATGGCTGAACTCTTTGACGATCGTCCGAAAAAAGAGCAATTAACGAAAGAGCACAAGATGACCGATGATTTGACCCCGACCTCCACTAGTAGCATTAGCAATACTAGCACGACGACCAATCAACCAGATGATACGGCCAGTATGGAGCAGCTGGAACAGGATTTAAAGAGTATCCTGTCTGAAATCAGTCAGCTGGGCCAAACGAGTACCCATGAAAGGGAGACCAGCTGGCAGAATAAAAAATCTGCTGCCATGACACCGTCCGTTCGGTTATCGACTGCCGGCAACAATCCATCAACAATATCGCCCAGTACGACTTGCGTTGCGGCAGACGGACAATCAATGGAGGAAGAATCGAAACCAGTTCCAAAATTTTGCCATTCGTGTGGCGCCTCTTACCCTGAACGCCATACGGTCAAATTTTGCTGCCACTGCGGTGCTCGCCGactttatgtttaa